Proteins found in one Lysinibacillus fusiformis genomic segment:
- a CDS encoding tRNA1(Val) (adenine(37)-N6)-methyltransferase, producing MEKWLKGDERLDYLLAENLRIIQSPSVFSFSLDAVLLSKFVNIPYHKGKIVDLCSGNGVIPLFLSARTKGQITGVEIQSRLFDMAERSIRYNQLEQQIQMILGDVKEIPKQLGIEKYDAVTCNPPYFLAHEASDKNLSEHHAIARHELYLTLEEAIQSASKLLKQGGKAAFVHRPGRLLDIVTAMRANRLEPKRMQLIYPKEGKEANTLLIEGIKDGKPDLKILPPLYVYDANNEYTAEVRDILYGKEQ from the coding sequence ATGGAAAAATGGCTAAAAGGTGACGAACGACTAGATTATTTGTTGGCTGAAAATTTACGTATTATTCAAAGCCCCTCTGTCTTTTCATTCTCATTGGATGCAGTGTTGCTTTCAAAGTTTGTTAATATTCCTTATCATAAGGGAAAAATTGTTGATTTATGCTCAGGGAATGGTGTAATTCCTCTCTTTTTAAGTGCACGTACAAAGGGACAAATAACGGGAGTAGAGATTCAGTCACGTTTATTTGATATGGCAGAGAGAAGTATACGTTACAATCAACTAGAACAGCAAATTCAAATGATTCTTGGAGATGTAAAAGAAATACCGAAACAATTAGGCATTGAAAAGTATGATGCGGTTACCTGCAATCCACCCTATTTTTTAGCACATGAAGCGAGTGATAAAAATCTTAGTGAGCATCATGCCATTGCAAGACATGAACTATATTTAACATTAGAAGAAGCGATTCAATCAGCAAGTAAATTATTAAAGCAGGGTGGCAAGGCGGCATTTGTCCATCGTCCAGGGCGATTATTAGATATTGTTACAGCTATGCGAGCAAATCGCTTAGAGCCTAAACGGATGCAGCTTATTTATCCGAAGGAAGGGAAAGAGGCCAATACATTATTAATAGAAGGAATCAAAGATGGAAAGCCAGATTTAAAAATCTTGCCGCCGTTGTATGTCTATGATGCCAATAATGAATACACGGCAGAAGTGAGAGACATTCTGTATGGAAAAGAGCAATAG
- a CDS encoding GIY-YIG nuclease family protein — MEKSNSHYFYVLECADQTLYAGYTNNIEKRVAVHNAGKGAKYTRARGPVKCIYKEIFETKQEAMRAEYAFKQLTRSQKINYIRRGES, encoded by the coding sequence ATGGAAAAGAGCAATAGTCACTACTTTTATGTGTTAGAGTGTGCTGATCAAACGCTTTATGCAGGGTATACAAATAATATAGAAAAACGTGTTGCTGTACATAACGCTGGTAAAGGAGCAAAATATACAAGAGCTAGAGGTCCAGTGAAATGTATTTATAAAGAAATATTTGAGACAAAGCAAGAAGCAATGCGTGCGGAATATGCTTTTAAGCAATTAACAAGATCACAGAAAATTAATTATATAAGGAGGGGTGAATCGTGA
- the rsmI gene encoding 16S rRNA (cytidine(1402)-2'-O)-methyltransferase, giving the protein MKSQKSTIHDQTGCLYLVGTPIGNLEDMSVRALRILKEVDIIAAEDTRNTKKLCNYFEIETPLISYHEHNLAVGGEKLLTLLQEGKTIALVSDAGLPCISDPGADIVEKAIAQNFSVVPVPGPNAAISALIASGLSPQPFFFYGFLNRGKKERRQQLEQLKKRQETILLYEAPHRLKDTLKDMEAILGDRRIVLARELTKKFEEFLRGTLAEAVEWSQTEEIRGEFCIVLEGNSSVEEEEHEEAYWQNMSIVEHVDFIISQSNITSKEAIKEVAKLRKVAKRDVYNEYHSE; this is encoded by the coding sequence GTGAAATCACAAAAAAGTACAATACACGATCAGACAGGTTGTTTATATCTGGTAGGAACACCTATTGGTAATCTAGAGGATATGAGCGTGCGTGCACTTCGCATTTTAAAAGAAGTGGATATTATCGCTGCAGAAGATACTAGAAACACAAAAAAGCTGTGTAACTATTTCGAGATTGAAACACCACTAATAAGCTACCATGAGCATAATTTAGCCGTAGGTGGAGAAAAATTATTAACATTGCTACAAGAAGGAAAAACAATCGCATTAGTAAGTGATGCAGGTTTACCTTGTATTTCTGATCCAGGCGCGGATATAGTCGAAAAAGCAATTGCTCAAAACTTTTCTGTCGTACCAGTGCCAGGTCCTAATGCAGCGATTTCAGCGTTAATTGCATCTGGGTTGTCGCCACAGCCATTTTTCTTTTATGGATTTTTGAACCGCGGGAAAAAGGAACGTCGCCAGCAATTAGAGCAATTAAAAAAACGCCAAGAAACAATTTTATTATATGAGGCACCACATCGCTTAAAGGATACATTAAAAGATATGGAAGCTATACTCGGGGACCGTCGCATTGTTTTAGCTCGAGAGCTAACAAAGAAATTTGAAGAATTTTTACGAGGTACATTGGCCGAAGCTGTAGAATGGTCACAAACAGAGGAAATACGAGGAGAGTTTTGTATTGTCCTTGAAGGCAATAGCTCTGTAGAAGAGGAAGAACATGAAGAAGCCTATTGGCAAAATATGTCTATAGTTGAACATGTTGATTTTATTATCAGTCAATCCAATATCACTTCAAAAGAAGCCATTAAGGAAGTAGCTAAGCTAAGAAAAGTGGCAAAACGAGATGTTTATAATGAATATCATAGTGAATAA
- a CDS encoding AbrB/MazE/SpoVT family DNA-binding domain-containing protein encodes MKSTGIVRKVDELGRVVIPIELRRTLGIAEKDALEIYVDDDKIILKKYMPNMTCAVTGEVSDDNFRLVGGKLILSPEGAEMLVKEIQSNLKK; translated from the coding sequence ATGAAATCAACAGGGATTGTTCGTAAAGTCGATGAGTTAGGTCGTGTAGTAATTCCTATCGAGTTACGCCGTACGCTAGGTATTGCTGAAAAGGACGCTTTAGAAATCTATGTGGATGACGATAAAATCATCTTAAAAAAATATATGCCTAATATGACATGTGCTGTTACTGGTGAAGTTTCAGATGATAACTTCCGTCTAGTTGGAGGCAAATTAATTTTAAGTCCAGAAGGCGCTGAAATGTTAGTTAAAGAAATTCAATCTAACTTAAAAAAATAA
- the metG gene encoding methionine--tRNA ligase gives MEAVLVSEQQKTFYITTPIYYPSGKFHIGTAYTTVASDTIARYKRLQGYDVRFLTGMDEHGQKIQEKAAEAGKHPQDYVNEIADAAKKLWGLMDISYDDFIQTTQERHTKAVEKIFQKFLDNGDIYKGEYEGWYCTPCESFFTETQLVDGNCPDCGRPVHKVKEESYFFNMKKYADRLLAYYEENLEFIEPESRKNEMINNFIKPGLEDLSVSRTSFDWGIKVPGDPKHVIYVWVDALTNYITALGYLSEDESLFNKYWPADVHVVGKDIVRFHTIYWPIFLMALDLPLPKKVFAHGFIMMKDGKMSKSKGNVIYPEMLIERYGLDATRYFLLRELPFGSDGVFSPESFIERTNFDLANDLGNLLNRTISMINKYFDGVIPTENLQPTEFDAALKEQAESVRIKYEESMEKMQFSVVLADLWTLVSRTNKYIDETQPWVLAKEESDKPKLGAVMRNLAESLHQIAVMLQPFMTTTPKRMIDQLGLDDKFLAWDTIETFGNTIPANIKVVEKGIPIFPRLENEVEIAYIREEMRGSVKTPQEEESKKATKTDENPEIPEIAIDDFMKIDLRVATVTACETVPKADKLLKLQVDLGYEQRQVVSGIAKFYTPDDLIGQKVIVVANLKPVKLRGELSQGMILAGEKDGILKLASVDPKLENGAKVK, from the coding sequence ATGGAGGCAGTTCTTGTGAGTGAACAACAAAAAACATTCTATATAACAACACCCATTTACTATCCAAGTGGGAAATTTCATATTGGTACGGCATATACAACAGTAGCATCTGATACTATTGCGCGCTATAAGCGTTTACAAGGGTATGATGTACGCTTTTTAACAGGAATGGACGAACACGGTCAAAAAATTCAAGAAAAAGCAGCAGAAGCGGGCAAACATCCTCAAGATTATGTAAATGAAATCGCAGATGCTGCGAAAAAACTTTGGGGTTTAATGGATATTTCTTATGATGACTTTATTCAAACAACGCAGGAGCGACATACGAAAGCTGTCGAAAAGATTTTCCAAAAGTTTTTAGATAATGGTGATATTTATAAAGGTGAATATGAAGGCTGGTACTGTACACCATGTGAATCATTCTTTACAGAGACTCAATTAGTTGACGGGAACTGTCCAGATTGTGGTCGCCCAGTGCACAAAGTAAAAGAAGAATCGTACTTCTTTAATATGAAGAAATATGCGGATCGCTTATTAGCTTATTATGAAGAGAACCTTGAATTCATTGAGCCAGAGTCGCGAAAAAATGAAATGATTAACAACTTCATTAAACCGGGGCTAGAAGATTTATCTGTATCAAGAACATCCTTCGACTGGGGTATTAAAGTACCAGGAGATCCAAAGCATGTCATTTATGTATGGGTTGATGCATTAACGAATTATATTACAGCCTTAGGATATCTATCAGAGGATGAATCACTATTCAATAAATATTGGCCAGCAGATGTACATGTAGTTGGGAAGGATATTGTTCGTTTCCACACGATTTATTGGCCAATCTTCTTAATGGCATTAGATTTACCATTACCAAAAAAAGTATTTGCTCATGGTTTTATTATGATGAAAGACGGTAAAATGTCTAAATCAAAAGGCAATGTTATTTATCCAGAAATGTTAATCGAGCGTTATGGCCTAGATGCGACACGTTATTTCCTATTACGTGAATTACCATTTGGCTCTGATGGTGTATTTTCACCAGAATCATTTATAGAACGCACAAACTTTGATTTGGCGAATGACTTAGGAAATTTATTAAATCGTACTATTTCAATGATTAATAAATATTTTGATGGTGTTATTCCGACAGAAAATCTTCAACCGACAGAATTTGATGCTGCGTTAAAAGAGCAAGCTGAGTCGGTACGTATTAAATATGAAGAAAGTATGGAAAAAATGCAATTTAGTGTCGTTCTTGCTGACTTATGGACATTGGTGTCACGTACTAATAAATATATCGATGAGACACAACCTTGGGTGTTGGCAAAAGAAGAGTCCGATAAGCCAAAATTAGGTGCTGTTATGCGAAATTTGGCAGAGAGCTTACACCAAATTGCTGTCATGTTACAACCATTTATGACAACAACCCCGAAACGTATGATCGATCAGTTAGGTTTAGATGACAAATTTTTAGCATGGGATACAATTGAAACATTCGGCAATACTATTCCAGCAAACATTAAAGTGGTAGAAAAAGGGATACCTATTTTCCCGCGCTTGGAAAATGAAGTTGAAATTGCTTATATTCGAGAGGAAATGCGTGGTTCTGTGAAAACACCACAGGAGGAAGAAAGTAAAAAGGCTACAAAGACTGACGAAAACCCAGAAATTCCTGAAATTGCTATTGATGATTTTATGAAAATTGATTTGCGTGTAGCGACTGTGACTGCATGTGAAACAGTTCCGAAAGCGGATAAATTATTAAAGCTCCAAGTTGATCTAGGATATGAGCAACGTCAAGTAGTTTCAGGTATTGCGAAATTCTATACACCAGATGATTTAATCGGTCAAAAAGTGATTGTCGTAGCAAATTTAAAACCAGTAAAATTACGTGGTGAATTATCACAAGGAATGATTTTGGCTGGTGAAAAAGATGGAATTTTAAAATTAGCATCTGTTGATCCTAAACTTGAAAATGGTGCAAAAGTAAAGTAA
- a CDS encoding TatD family hydrolase has protein sequence MYIDTHVHLNADQYEEDLQEVIDRALEAKVERMVVIGFDRKTIERTMQLIEQYDFVYGVIGWHPVDAIDCTQQDLEWIEELASHPKIVGIGEIGLDYYWDKSPKDVQQALFRKQIQLAQKINLPIIIHNRDATGDVVQILREENAASVGGVMHCFSGSVETARECIAMNFMISLGGPVTFKNARLPKEVATEIPLEHLMIETDAPYLAPHPHRGKRNEPAFVPLVAEEIARLKGLTIEEIAQATTANAKKFFGIDN, from the coding sequence ATGTATATAGATACGCACGTACATTTAAACGCAGACCAGTATGAGGAAGATCTTCAAGAGGTGATTGATAGAGCCCTTGAAGCGAAAGTAGAGAGAATGGTGGTCATTGGTTTCGACCGTAAAACCATTGAGAGAACAATGCAACTAATAGAGCAATATGACTTTGTTTATGGTGTCATTGGTTGGCATCCAGTGGACGCTATTGATTGTACTCAACAAGATTTAGAGTGGATTGAGGAATTAGCATCACATCCAAAAATAGTTGGCATTGGTGAAATTGGATTGGACTACTATTGGGATAAGTCACCAAAAGATGTTCAACAAGCACTTTTTCGCAAGCAAATTCAATTAGCTCAAAAGATCAATTTGCCAATCATTATTCATAATAGGGATGCAACAGGTGATGTTGTACAAATTTTGCGTGAAGAAAATGCGGCTTCTGTAGGGGGTGTCATGCACTGCTTTAGTGGGAGTGTAGAAACAGCACGTGAATGTATAGCTATGAATTTTATGATTAGTCTTGGAGGGCCAGTAACATTTAAAAATGCAAGACTACCAAAGGAAGTGGCTACAGAAATACCTCTAGAGCACCTGATGATTGAAACAGACGCTCCTTATTTAGCTCCACATCCACATCGAGGTAAGCGTAATGAACCCGCTTTCGTGCCTTTAGTTGCTGAGGAAATCGCACGTTTGAAAGGGTTGACAATTGAGGAAATTGCACAAGCAACTACAGCCAATGCGAAAAAATTTTTTGGGATTGACAATTAA
- a CDS encoding G5 and 3D domain-containing protein, whose product MSNNSMKNLFLGSLRSKQTVIRIISLVLFVSVISFVLYQGTKKAVKLEANGETIEVSTHAKTVEQLLQSQNIDIAEHDKISPSLNTKIVNGLAITWEQAKEVTISVDGNQSKVWTTETLVKDILKEANIKVSEHDSLAQGLDTELGAENKIDIQKAFQVALVDGVNKRQVWSTSTTVANFLKQQGIQLNEFDRVENNLENVITPESKITVVRVEKVIDVVEDSLDFAVEKKQDASLQKGKQKVVATGEKGSISRTYEVIKENGNVVAKNLQSEKVLKEPKKQVVAVGTKTIVASAATVSRGSAEPTSGKEFYVTATAYTPYCNGCTGTSATGINLRSNSGLKVIAVDPSVIKLGSKVWVEGYGTAIAGDTGGSIKGNKIDILVQTDAQARNWGRKKVRIKVLN is encoded by the coding sequence ATGTCAAATAATTCCATGAAAAACTTGTTCTTAGGATCATTGAGGAGTAAGCAAACAGTGATAAGAATTATTTCACTTGTCCTGTTTGTATCTGTAATCTCTTTCGTGCTTTATCAAGGTACGAAAAAAGCCGTTAAGCTTGAAGCAAATGGAGAAACAATCGAAGTATCCACACATGCCAAAACTGTAGAACAATTATTACAAAGTCAAAATATAGATATAGCAGAGCATGACAAAATATCACCCTCTCTGAACACCAAAATTGTGAATGGATTAGCAATTACATGGGAACAGGCAAAAGAAGTAACTATTTCAGTTGATGGAAATCAGTCAAAAGTTTGGACAACTGAAACACTTGTGAAGGACATTTTGAAGGAAGCAAATATTAAAGTATCTGAGCACGACTCTTTAGCGCAAGGTCTAGATACTGAACTAGGAGCAGAAAACAAAATCGATATTCAAAAAGCGTTTCAAGTAGCGCTTGTCGATGGCGTAAATAAAAGACAAGTATGGTCCACTTCGACTACGGTCGCTAACTTTTTAAAACAACAAGGAATTCAGCTAAATGAATTCGATCGTGTCGAAAATAACCTGGAGAACGTTATTACTCCGGAGAGTAAAATCACAGTAGTTCGCGTAGAAAAGGTTATCGATGTAGTGGAAGACTCTTTAGATTTCGCAGTTGAAAAGAAGCAGGATGCTTCATTGCAAAAGGGGAAACAAAAAGTAGTAGCAACAGGCGAGAAGGGATCGATTTCTCGTACGTATGAAGTTATCAAAGAAAATGGTAATGTTGTAGCAAAAAATCTACAATCTGAGAAAGTTTTAAAAGAGCCGAAGAAACAAGTCGTTGCAGTTGGCACAAAAACAATTGTTGCAAGCGCAGCAACTGTATCACGTGGTTCTGCAGAGCCTACTAGCGGTAAAGAATTTTATGTAACAGCAACAGCTTATACACCATATTGCAACGGTTGTACTGGTACATCAGCAACTGGTATAAACTTACGTTCAAATTCAGGCTTGAAGGTGATAGCAGTTGACCCTTCTGTTATTAAGTTAGGATCAAAGGTTTGGGTTGAAGGCTATGGTACAGCTATTGCTGGGGATACTGGTGGGTCAATTAAGGGTAATAAGATTGACATACTTGTACAAACAGATGCCCAAGCACGTAACTGGGGACGTAAGAAAGTGCGCATTAAAGTATTAAATTAG
- the rnmV gene encoding ribonuclease M5 produces MQIKEIIVVEGKDDTTAIKRAVQADTIETNGSAISEETLKRIQHAQEKRGVIVFTDPDYPGRRIRAIIEEHVQGVKHAFLPKAKTIAKNGKGLGIEHAADDDIREALQHVYTPIHDVLNEEVITLEDLMTARLIGHPQSKQRRDRLGEILNIGATNGKQLHKRLKMFQITEEQFGAAIAQVDQEENDA; encoded by the coding sequence TTGCAAATTAAAGAAATTATTGTTGTTGAAGGAAAAGACGATACGACGGCTATTAAACGTGCTGTGCAAGCAGATACTATAGAAACAAATGGATCTGCGATTTCTGAAGAAACGTTGAAACGAATTCAGCATGCCCAAGAAAAGCGTGGTGTTATTGTATTTACAGATCCTGACTACCCAGGACGTCGAATACGCGCCATTATTGAGGAGCATGTACAAGGGGTGAAGCATGCCTTTTTACCAAAAGCCAAAACGATTGCCAAAAACGGTAAAGGGTTAGGTATCGAACATGCTGCTGACGATGATATACGTGAGGCACTACAACATGTCTATACCCCTATTCATGATGTACTAAACGAAGAGGTTATTACACTGGAAGATTTAATGACAGCGCGTTTAATTGGACACCCACAATCAAAGCAGCGTCGTGATCGTCTAGGAGAAATCTTAAATATAGGTGCTACAAACGGTAAACAACTTCATAAAAGGTTGAAGATGTTTCAGATTACAGAGGAGCAATTTGGTGCGGCTATCGCACAGGTAGATCAGGAGGAAAATGATGCATAA
- the rsmA gene encoding 16S rRNA (adenine(1518)-N(6)/adenine(1519)-N(6))-dimethyltransferase RsmA: MHKDIATPIRTQEILKKYGFSFKKSLGQNFLIDPNILRNIVSHANLTENSGAIEVGPGIGALTEHLARSAKKVVSFEIDQRLLPVLEDTLSPYNNVSIIHSDILKADVAKVIADEMPGIDDIMVVANLPYYVTTPILLKLLNDRLPIRGFVVMMQKEVADRITAKPGTKEYGSLSIAIQYYVKADIAMTVPKTVFMPQPNVDSAVIRLIKHDEPPVKVIDEDFLFVVTRASFVQRRKTIYNNLQAGLPNGKAQKDQILQALELAHIEPTRRGETLSIQEFGKLADALHPVFAK; the protein is encoded by the coding sequence ATGCATAAGGATATTGCTACACCAATTCGAACACAAGAAATTCTAAAAAAATATGGTTTTTCATTTAAAAAAAGCTTGGGGCAAAACTTTTTAATTGATCCTAACATTTTACGAAATATAGTAAGCCACGCAAATTTAACAGAGAATAGTGGTGCAATTGAAGTTGGCCCTGGTATTGGGGCATTAACAGAGCATTTGGCAAGAAGCGCTAAAAAGGTTGTTTCCTTTGAAATCGACCAACGTTTATTACCTGTACTAGAAGATACACTTAGTCCATATAATAATGTGTCTATCATCCACTCTGACATACTTAAGGCAGATGTTGCGAAGGTAATTGCAGATGAGATGCCAGGTATTGATGATATTATGGTTGTTGCCAATTTACCATATTACGTCACTACGCCGATTTTATTGAAATTACTCAATGACCGACTACCAATCCGTGGTTTTGTTGTTATGATGCAAAAAGAGGTGGCAGATCGTATAACGGCTAAGCCGGGAACGAAGGAATATGGTTCGTTATCTATTGCGATTCAGTATTACGTGAAGGCAGATATTGCTATGACAGTGCCAAAAACAGTTTTCATGCCACAACCTAATGTCGACTCCGCTGTAATTCGCCTTATCAAGCATGATGAACCACCAGTAAAAGTAATAGATGAGGATTTTCTATTTGTTGTAACGCGTGCCTCTTTCGTACAGCGAAGAAAAACGATCTATAATAACCTGCAAGCTGGTTTACCAAATGGAAAGGCACAAAAGGATCAAATTTTACAGGCATTAGAGCTAGCTCATATTGAGCCAACTCGTCGTGGAGAAACACTTTCTATTCAAGAGTTTGGAAAATTAGCTGATGCACTGCATCCTGTTTTTGCAAAGTAA